A stretch of DNA from Polyodon spathula isolate WHYD16114869_AA chromosome 20, ASM1765450v1, whole genome shotgun sequence:
GATGTCAGGTGTAAACTTTTCAGATAACAACAGCATCTGCCCATCAATTGATGACTTCCGTAACAAGATCTACTCCACCGTTTACTCCTTGATTACCATCTTCGGCTTTGTAGGGAATGGCTTTGCTCTCTATGTCCTCATCAAGACTTTCCGACAGAGATCTACCTTCCACATCTACATGCTGAACCTGGCTGTCTCTGACCTGCTGTGTTGCTTAACTCTGCCCTTGCGTGTTGTCTACTATGTGAACAAGGGCCACTGGTTCTTTGGTGACTTCCTGTGCCGCGTCAGTTCCTACACCCTCTACGTTAACCTCTACTGTAGCATCTTCTTTATGATGGCAATGAGCTGCACCCGCTTCATAGCTATCGTATTCCCAGTGCAGAACCTGAAGCTGGTGAGCGAGAGGAAGGCCAAAATCATCTGTGTGTGCATCTGGATCTTTATCTGCATGACCAGCTCCCCATTCCTTATGACTGGCACAAAGGAAGTAGGAAACAAAACCAAGTGCTTTGAGCCTCCTAGTGGTAGTGACACCCATAAGCTGGTGATCCTCAACTACTTTTCCCTGGTGGTGGGGTTCAGCATCCCCTTCTTGGTCATCCTGATCTGTTACACAGGGATGATCTGGACCCTGATGGCCAACTCAGGCAGCATGAAGAAGCAAAGGAGCATGCAGACAAAGGCCATCCGAATGATCTGCATTGTCATGGCAGCCTTCCTCATCAGCTTCATGCCCTACCACATCCAGCGCACCTTGCACCTGCACTTCCTGATGAAGCAAGGAAGCTCCTGCGACGATATTGTCTACATGCAGAAGTCGGTGGTTATCACCCTGTGCCTGGCTGCTGGCAACTCCTGCTTTGACCCCATGCTCTACTTCTTCTCCGGGGACAACTTCCGTAGGAAGCTCTCCAGTTTCCGCAAGCCCTCTGTCGACGGAAATCTCACTGAGAAGAAGAAGAC
This window harbors:
- the LOC121295221 gene encoding cysteinyl leukotriene receptor 1-like isoform X1; the protein is MVNIIENMLTRSCDFTYPSSSEVNETVMGRAVFFMSVGSLLVCVAYSHINLNWTKPKTVHLTKASRTSMKAIAYITQTRVCSSAMMSGVNFSDNNSICPSIDDFRNKIYSTVYSLITIFGFVGNGFALYVLIKTFRQRSTFHIYMLNLAVSDLLCCLTLPLRVVYYVNKGHWFFGDFLCRVSSYTLYVNLYCSIFFMMAMSCTRFIAIVFPVQNLKLVSERKAKIICVCIWIFICMTSSPFLMTGTKEVGNKTKCFEPPSGSDTHKLVILNYFSLVVGFSIPFLVILICYTGMIWTLMANSGSMKKQRSMQTKAIRMICIVMAAFLISFMPYHIQRTLHLHFLMKQGSSCDDIVYMQKSVVITLCLAAGNSCFDPMLYFFSGDNFRRKLSSFRKPSVDGNLTEKKKTCTVNKINLESHKQEKESLRVVYDKVVIASD
- the LOC121295221 gene encoding cysteinyl leukotriene receptor 1-like isoform X2, with protein sequence MMSGVNFSDNNSICPSIDDFRNKIYSTVYSLITIFGFVGNGFALYVLIKTFRQRSTFHIYMLNLAVSDLLCCLTLPLRVVYYVNKGHWFFGDFLCRVSSYTLYVNLYCSIFFMMAMSCTRFIAIVFPVQNLKLVSERKAKIICVCIWIFICMTSSPFLMTGTKEVGNKTKCFEPPSGSDTHKLVILNYFSLVVGFSIPFLVILICYTGMIWTLMANSGSMKKQRSMQTKAIRMICIVMAAFLISFMPYHIQRTLHLHFLMKQGSSCDDIVYMQKSVVITLCLAAGNSCFDPMLYFFSGDNFRRKLSSFRKPSVDGNLTEKKKTCTVNKINLESHKQEKESLRVVYDKVVIASD